From the genome of Clavelina lepadiformis chromosome 2, kaClaLepa1.1, whole genome shotgun sequence:
GGCATTCAAATggtattttaaaacttacttCGAGGAACTGAATCAGTTACTCCAACAACAAGAACATCAGTAGCTgcataaaatgtattttaagtTATATGCCTTAGTGAAGCCAATaaatcacttattgttttgttgtagGCATCATGTCACATCAAAATGAcaatatttattaatattttgtataaatttttaaataacattAATCAGAAGTTTGGTACATTAAAGATTTACAGTGGTATGCGTTACAACGGTATCCACAGACATTCATATTACGGTATTAGTGCaagggtcggcaacctacggcccgcgggccggatccggcctgcgaaatcgtccggcccgagacataAAATTGGTGCAAAGGCGGTAGACTAgtatctcgtactaagtacgagattgtctgtaaaCTAAActagtagactagactagtcgttatagatacaaagagagatgcacacgagcttgaattactgaattttcctcacgcttttccgacattcgttctctacaaaataaattcaggctATTCAGTACTCCTTTTGATGTGGACGCCAATACCATtcccgaaaaatttcaaatggaccttttttcaagtgtgaatacatatattttgctctttttgtgattggtatgattgagattgcagcaatgtagcgtaatatactgaagtgagtgtgaattatagtattattGGAAATgccggcccgccaaagagttgtacactcgacatttggcccgtgactagcaaaaggttgccgacccctgtaTTAGTGCAATAATAAAACCAGTTAATCTCACAATAAGATATGTGATACTGATATGTACCTAATATATTAATGCatattttatcttaaaattCACACATATAACCGatgaacaaaaacattttcaatcaCTCCAAATTTTTTTGGATGTCATAACTCACAAGCGTGATTGGCTATTCTTTATTCCTAGTGAAAGTTTTATACCTAGTTGACAATGGTGTATGATTGGTTTGGaaagtttcttgtttttctgcCTGCTACATGGgttttaatgtaaaacatgtggaaatattttaactacacaatatgcaatttattttaagacATTGCACTTAACAACCAAATCCATATGGCACAATTCCagaattccaaaaaatgtgtTAATAAGTACGCTAATGTGACGTACACGACATGggaatttaaaataataacctACATACCAGTACTAATTTGTTTCATAGAAAAGTTGTATAAATATTATTACCTTCATACCTATGTTGATTCTAAATGCAGATCTTATTATTCTCAACTTAAACCataataagtttaaaaacttttcactttttcgTTCACTGCCTATTATACATAAATACCTATcgtattgtgacatcataactTGCATTTGATTTCTTTGTATATTTAAATGAAGGTTCATATATCATACTGCAAGAAATATGGACGAACATGTACAATATACAGTACTGAGatacaattaaaataatgatgttatgacaacaaatatttctgcatttaaatttaaatgaatcaaagaataaattgTTGTAGGCAATAAAGTACATGTGGTGAAGACATAATGCAGGATGAGTTTTCTTTGAAAGCGTTTTACTTGCTGTTGCAATACACATTTTTACACTATCGTCAAGATAATGCTAAGGCTTCATACCACCATTGCTGGAGGCAGACAATACCATACTGACGGAAAGCAAcgtaaataaatgtaaaatctacaaacaacaaaaaaagaagAGGTAATTCACAATATGTTATTTGGCAAGCAAGTATCAAAATACTAGAAACACGGCAATACCAGTACAAGCTTTACACAAATAACCTTGGACTTTAAAAACACTAAAATGCAATACATCAACATAACAAGGACGCAATATTTAACCCTTTACCAAGGAAGTTCCTGCTATTTAACATTAAAtgataatttgaaataatgtaTTTACTTAGAAAAAATTTAGTTCAGTGGTGTAACAATATAGCTGGTGACTGCAGTAGATCCACATGCAATAATGCGAAAGCATTGAATCAGTTAGCTAATTTAGTTAATATTGAGGTAGAATTATACATAAGAACATTATCAGGCGGTAGCGCACAACATTTTCATTGTAGCGTTTTATTGTGTGCAACACCATGCTATTGGTTGACCAACtggaataaacaaaatattaaagaaTAAATAAGATGATGAACAGGGAAGGATCATAACATTTACTTTAAGCAGATTAATTAGACAGTTCAGTGAGCTTTATATGacaatatttatatttcaGGATTAGGCTTCTGCAAGCCATGTATGCACCAATGTTATACACACAATCACAGTGCCATGAtacaaaaaactgaaaatgacACTAGATATAGTAACATACTAAAAGGAAACGACAAGTTACATAATGCttaagcaataaaatttgtcaattatttcattaacaGAAGTGAAACTTCAATAAACAACAGtacaataaataatataaaatcaTGTTCAATACAACATTATCTTCAAACAGAGCAAAGTTGGTAAAGCAAAGAAGAAATGAAGTGTAAAGATGAGCAGGCAAATGGAGACCCAATTTACATAAAACGTTTCAGTATCATTCCAGCAtctctttgatttttatgcaCTGGTCGGAGTATGGTTATATTATCCTCCACTACTTTTTTCAGGCGCGTTACATGCCAAATTCATAGCTATCATAGCATAATGTAGCTTTTCCATGTAGTACACTGAGACCAATTTCTAAGTTTAGGAAGTATGTACAGATGAGAACAATTACGACATGGTGTCAAAGGAAGATACGATCTGTGAGAAGTATCTCAGGAACACCTTGCCACTTAGAGGCTTTCTTTCGATAGCAAAGGGCAGTTCCGGTGTTGAAAGAATTGCTACTTTAGTTGGACGACTTCGTTTTTGTAACACTCTGCCTAGATTTTGAAATACTAAATCTCTCTGACTTATGGAGCattcattgttgaaaaaatttcgcaCGTGGCCTCGGGAATAAAATTCAACTCTGTCATGGCTCTCAAAGTATCTTCCACCACGCTGTTCAGCTCGACTAATTACATGGTTCCATTGCTGTTCTGAAATCTTTGCAACTCTCTTTTTTATATACCGGCAACGTTGTGGCATGCGTAGAAGATTATTGTTGTAAGATCTCCTATGACGCATTTGCTGCTGATTTCTTCTGGGACGAATGTCTTTGTGAAATCTTGTCAGTTGCTGTTGACATCTTTTTCCTGTGGCTGTCagttgctttgtagcagaactGAACCACCTTTTTACAGTCCTCTCTATACTAGGAATGCAACCATGCATGTGACCAGCACAATTGGGTTCATTCAAACTACAATCAAACTCAGCAGCGTAGTGAAAATtgattttgactttttctGCTCCTGCTGAATACTGTATGCGGAAAGGCTTACCGCCCTTTACCATAACTCCAACGTGACCTCGAATAGCTTCAGTATCAGATAGAGTCTTGTTAAATGGCTTCCAAAGTGGCTCCGGTCCTCTACTTGCAGGCATAAATTTCCTAGTGTCATTGGCACTTCTGAAAAAGGCTTTTACATCAACAGGATACTCAGTGAAGTCACATGTTTCTGGTTGTTGAATGGCCGGTTCACATAAAGTAGTTTCTACCAATTCATCATCATTACTGTTATCACATGTGGCTCCAAAACTTTGTAGCAAACGAGTGAGCGGTTTCCATAACGTAGGAGCAAGTGGAACGCCAAACGCGATTTTATGTACACATGGATCAGCCCTATTTGACCGCCAGCAATCATTAGGTAAAATTTCAGGATCCATTTTCTTCAGGGCAGTTTCATGCCAAATTTCAACCTCACGTAGCAACAAGGGATAAGCATGGACTATGCTGTTGATAGATTTAGCAGGAAGACAAGATtcttctttaaaatttttcatgacCGTCTCTGCAGTGTCTCGAAgtgttttttgaagttgttccAGAAATGCTCTTTGCTGTTCTTCATTACTTTCAAGTGAGTtgacaaaactttgaaattctTCAGATATAGATGGAAGCACTCTTTCCACAAATAAATCTGTTATTTTTCCATTAGCTGAACTGCCcggttgttttttgtttggcaAGGAATCTTGGTTATGATTTGCATATTGTGGTTCATCGATTAAATTTGTAATTGATGACTCTTGATGAGGTGCCTGTTTGCCTAAAGGCCTCCCACCACAACCAGTAGGTTGCCTTGCACCATTCCTTTCATCAGCACAGTCACACGTGCAagttgtttctaaaaaaaaaaaaaaaaaattgaaataatgtTAATGAGTCTAGATTAAAATGGGTCAAGTGTtacatataaaaaaattaacaacaaaaaactggATATTAGTTCAGATTAGATGCATGTCATCAGTATTAAAAGATGAAAGCTAATCTACATTTCAAACATGCatattaaacatgaaaaaactaaaaaatgaaCATCTTTTGTTTGAAGTCACAGTCTCAGCTCAACAATGTGATGGTtcaatttttctgaaaaatttagaGCTTTTCACTATACAGCACCACTTATACTTCAAATTTCTATTAACTCAAACTCCTTGGCACTGTCAAACAATACTTCTCACATGCTTTCATCTTACATATCACCTCATTACTTGAAACATGCTTAAATAACACCACTTTGCACCAATCTGTATCACAATGTCAGTGATCTATATagtattaaaaataacatgCATTAAAAATTTCATGATCCCTGCACATTGTACACTTCAAACTAAAACCATTCTAATTTGGCCTGGGATGTactgataaataaaaaaatagcatCATGCTGACTATTCCTGTATGTGTCACCCCTTCTTTTTCTTACAAATAACCAACTTTACAATGAAAGACGTCAAAATGAGCAAATAGTGCCTTGATTTCAATTTCACATGCTTTTGAAGGTGCTATGCTTCCAAATGTACGATCTaattatttcacattttatttcatgcgATGCAAGAGTACAATTTGCTCATCTCCATCACGATGATAGGCCTACTGTTGAGTTAGTCAGTTTGTTAGCGCATACCTGGTGCTTGGTTATAAGAAGATGGCACCGGTTTGTGGCAGAACAGGCAGTGAAGACCCAACTATAATGTTCAGTTCAAATCAGAAAAACGTGGGTCACAGCGCTCGATAAACCTGATTGTTCTACATTCCGCTCCGAATAGGGTACCGGTATACAATTGATTTTTATCCTGCCTTAATACGATAACTGCACGATTTGATTTTTACAGTGATCGTCCTATGGaacatttttatgaattgTTAATCTACATAACAcacaatatatttttgttacaacAGAGATAACACCTCTTCAGTCATTTCAACATCTACACAAACGTGATGACAGAAATGTTCATACTTAAATACGATCAACAACACACTTCAATAAGGGCTAAAGGGACATAAGGCAGCATAATACTGTTTAAGATACTTCAACAGGCCATCAaacaagcaaatattttttccttgTCTGCTTTAAATTTTGAGTAGCAGAACATAAGCTGAGTCACGGCCCAACACCCAACTTGTACCAAGCGACATGCAAATGACAAAGGAGTTAAATACCAAACTATTACACAGTATCAGAGCTTATAAACTGGCATGCAAAAGCTTAGTACGCCCAAATGCATAACTTTCTTTCCTTGTCTAAATGACATAGCTAAGCAGTCCTGGCATTTATAACACCAACGTCAAACTGCAGTCAGTTTCTTACCACTTGCTCAATGAATTAGTGAATAATGTCACGGCATGCATAAATGACACAAAGAAATGCATGCAGAAGTACACGTTATAACGTTAATTAAATTCACTTAGTATTTGGTAACAGTTAGCAGAACATAGTTTTTATGACTTTTAAACATATGGTACATGCCGAAAACATGGTAGTATTTGTAGTTGAAATACAGTACTTTTAGCTACAGCTACTACATTAGTCACCAAGCCGTTAAAATCctccaaaagtgcaattcttGTTAACAAAAAATCATATCGTTTAGCTACAGGGTTTCATTTATGTCAGCAGCTCCAAAGTAGTTAGATAACAAGATCACACTTACCGCTAGATGGTAGCTGGCAGTCGGTCGGAATTTCAGACAAGCTTGAAACAGCAGAAAGactgcaataaacaattttgcaTTATGCTTGACCAATTTCTTAACATATAATATATGGTGTGTCGTATTGGTTACCTCCAGTAGTACCGGGGGGTAGTACTGGCTCCAGTAAGTCGTGTGCTTACCTTACAAACGGTGTGCGAACCACGCACCTTTGTTCTCGATACCAGCCACATTCAGGATCAGCATTACAGCATCTGAAGAAAACAGAAATGGTATTAGCCAACGCAACCGTTTTTACGGACATACACGAaagcaaaacaagaaaaagcaGTTCATCCAACCTTTCGTTTGCATATTGCTTGCACGAAGTCAAAGGCACTTGCGTCATTCGATCAGtgaaagcaacaaaaacaGCGGGAACAATTTGTTCTTCGTCCGGGTGCAACAAATTGTTCTCGACACGCTGGTCCAGTTCTGGTCGTGAAATATGCAAGGCCAATATTCCGCATGAAATCTCGCCGTTGTCGCATTTGCTCTTGTTAGCAATTTGCATCTCTTCTAGGAGAATTGACTTGGGACCAgtctacaaaaacaagttaataaaaaaaactgaaagtaGGATATGAGAAGATTATTGGTTATTGAGCAGCTTACggtatttttttagttaatctccaaataaaaactatttaaGCAAAATCCGCTAAATTGTTCAAAGATTAGCCTGTAGCCTAGTGTCCCAGAACTTACTGTTTCGTTTAGCCTTGGGCGAAGCCGCAGTACTTTCCCCTCTTCCGTTCCAACGTACACCAAAAGTTCGTTGTTATCGCCCGCATTTGTATCAATCGCTATTTGCGTAGCTCTCACGCTGCAAAAAGATAGGTCTAATAACTTCAAACCGATATCGTTATGACTTATATATACCCAGGGACTCGAAAGAGGTCcaataataattttgtttgaaaagttaCAAGGTAATTAAGCTAGCCAATTTTCGTGTCTATCTTACTCTGTTTCACTGACGAACATCGCCTTTTCATACAAGGGGTTGACCGGTTCATACATAAGAAAGTAGGTCTTGGCGAAAGACAGGCTGTCATCCGTCATCAACGAGCTATCGTTTAGACACCTGGGAGAAGAAATAACAGCTTGTCTGTTGCTCACGCGACGCTGCTTTGCCACATAGGCAGCCTTACTCTTAAATGTCAATCAGTTATCAGCAAAGAGGTATTTGTCGTATAACCCTAGTTTACAAACGTAATGAACAAGCTTACCTTCCTGGACGAGGTCTGGGTACCTCCATATCTGGTATCGGGACAGCTTTGATGATATTTTCTGAAGGGTGATGGTCTTCCATGTTactatacaaaacaaaacaaactcaGTTATTGGATTACATGTCCACGGGCTCATGTTGCATTTTGTCGAGATCGCGTCACTACGCCATAAGAAGTGCGGTGTGGCATGTACGAGATAGCTTACACCTTACAGGCTCCTACCTTATCGGTCTATATTCTTGGTCCTTAAGAAAGTTTCCTTCAAATGTCGTGCGGATTGTGTCCATAGAGAACACGCAAACAGCTGACGTAGAAACCGTGTTCCATTCCCTAAAAGGAAAAGTGGTAATGACAACTGGAATTGGAATACTACTGTTCAAGCCTATATCCTACTCTGCAGTCCGCGTTTCAAGCATAGTGAGAAAAACAAGCGCCTAACCATGGTGTTGTGAAGGTGGCGAATATCACATCCATCGATCCATATTGGTTGGTAATCGTTGTGATGTTAGAAACGGATGTTAGGTTGTTAAACACAAACCCCTTGTTTGCGTTCGACGAACACTTCAAACGAGCTTTAAGAAATGTTGTCCATTGGCCAGGCAATATTGACAAACCCCCGATGTCATTCTTGCAAACCTGAGCTACTCTTGCATATGTTACCTGGGGTGTAACAAATCAAAATTAGAAActaaaacatgaaattatCTTTTGTGGGTCTGGTCGCAACAATGCTATAGGTAAAAATTACTTAAGCAGTTTCTCAAACGATCTGCTCTAAATCCCTCAATTAACGCTGGGAAAAATGTATAATTTCGACATCCTACAgtatcaaaaaacaattgttacaGCAATTACAATCATGTTTTTACCGATTCGTCGGTCCCCGTCTCGACGCTGGTCGCCGTTTCTCGGAAGAAAAGATAAACTTTTCCATCCTTGTACTCAACCATCTTGATAAAGGTCGGGTCTAGAAAGCAAGAGCAATATTGTTGAAGGTAATCCTAGCGATTACGAATTTAAGGCATTTGTTCATCAAAGTGTTATGCGCTTATTTATAACTCAACCTACCATTAAACCACTTGTCCATGCTGTAAACATAAGGATCGCTTTTTCTCATAAGGACTGGCTTCTTGCCCATGAAATCATTAATGACAGCGGAGAAAAGCTGGAATTCGTTTGCTGCacccaaaacaacaaaacaggTTAGATGCCTTAACAGCCACACAGTGCAATTTTCAGTCATAACGTTGGACGATGCGAATAACTTGATTACAGTAATGGGTCAAGTGAAACCCGAACCTGCCATTTACACCCTAACACTGAACCATGTCGTAGCGACGTAGCCTACACTACATGAGGATCTTCAGCATATCTTTTACAATTGTTGGGTGGTGGTTATAGTGGGCGCGCTATCAACAGTTAGGCAAAATACTTTGACTGTATAACCATTGTTGTCCATTGAAAATGACACAATGAAACTATCAGACATGTACATATGAGAAGGGGCAGTTGTAATGGGTAATAAACCCAGCCATGTTTTAGTAGCCTACTCTCGTTTTTCTCATTTAAATAGGCAAGCAAATAAAGAAATGAGTAACAATATTCCCTATAAGTCCCACTTCATAATCTTACTTACAAGTTCTGGTGTATAGACTGGCGCTCGCTGTGTTAGGGTTATAAGGAACTACGCATCGCGGGTTGCAGGACGCTTCTTCGAACACTAATGAGTTCTTGTTGGCTGGCGCGTTGAAATCGTCAcgctaaaaattaaaaaaaacatttgttttagcCGATTTATAGACAAAAATAACGCTTTCATTATGTTTAATACTTACACTGTAAAATCGACAGGTAGGTTCGTAGGAGTTGGTGCCACACACGTACAACCGGTTGTCATCCCAACGTTCAACAACGCGAATGAAATTGTTGCATTCGCTCTGAAACAAAGCGGCATTTAAATAGCCTCAAATGATTAATTAGCAGCATAAATTATAAGTTACTCAGGAAATTAGATATATCCATTTTACTAGGCCCACCTCGTCTTTTCCCATGCGCTGACAACTTTTTTGTGTAGCGTTTGGCGACTTCCATTGCAATCTTTGGATGTAACGAATCTCACCATCTTTAGTCGAACCAGTAGCGTTAAGCATATATATGTAGTCCCtgcagaaataaaataattaaataaccAGTTCTAACAACGTCATTTCAATAAAACACGCAATCGTGATGTCTATAACGTGATTGCGAAAAAGTATGTTAGTCTTGTGCTTTGTAGGTAGAAATTGCGATCTAGTCTTGGCAACCAAAATGTCATTATTTAATACAGACAACATAAAACTGAAGTAAATTGACGCAATTTGAAATTTCAGCAAATATCCAACACTTGACGTCACGTTAAACTTTAGAAAAAATAAGTATAAGCTAAAATAGACGTCAGAGGTCAGAGCGCTCTTAAAATTCAATGTACCTCAAATAGTAGCCCACAAATTGCAAAGTAGTTTATTCAAGTACTAAAACATTGTTTGGAGGGTCGGTGCATCAAAGGAATTCCGTTAAAATTCTGACCTTAGCTCAACGTGTAATACCATATAGTTGTTATACAAACAAATACTTTTCTAAGCTCAAAGTTATTTGCAAAGGATGACTTGCAAGAAGAACCGATGCACTCTTTATACACATTGGCAGAACAAAAGGGAGTTATTTCCAGCGCTAAAAATAACATGGAGTAAATTTGTTCCCTCCATAATAACGTGTTGTAAAAGAACCTTCGCGCGTGGAAGGTGTTTATAATGTAAACGTAAACCAAGAACATGCGCCAAAAGGCGTCTTTGTCAAGAGTGCAAAAAGGTCTAGGCCAAACCTACTTAGCTTTTTTACACAAATAATACAAACGCTGCGATGGCAAACCATTCAGTCACGACACCAAAAGCAGACCAAACAAATTTTCCCATGTGACAAAGACCTTCAAAACCATTGAACAGTTTTGCTCATACAAAGCTTGCACAACAAAGTCGATCGGGTCAAACACTTGCCGTCATTGTCCCTAACAAATGCACAAAACAAGATAGCGTGTAACATTCACGACAATTTCACATCCGCTAGTCGACACAGGTACCCGACTAGCcttttgtcaaatttaatgatgacgtcaaaagGTCTATTCCGGTTAATTCCGACTGGCATTTAAAATTGATCTCATTTTGCGATCAATGGGGTTCAATTGGACCGAATACGCCAAGTTATGAATGGCAATAAGGCCCTTCTAAATGCTTAACAAAACAGTTATTATCGATGGTGTAGGCAATAATCGCGTCAACATCCTGGCACAAATCCTCTTTTTTATGGAATTTGGATGGACCTTTACGCTCATAGACTCTGCAAACAATTTTGGCGAGGAAAAGGTCGCCTTATTGTGTAACGCTTTAGGATTAGAATGCTAAGCCTGAGTTTCCAGGAAACGACCGTAATTAATACAAAAAGAAGGCAGGGTTGAAGTACGAATAGACGACCTCCTTGCTATTTGAGAAAAGTCCGAATCGATCCCATACACAAAACtcataaatgtttgtttcagttttgtttgtgaaattgttttcatatcaAATCGAACTCTGGCAATATCTACCGACCGTTCGACAAGCTATGTTTCACCTGTACGCATTCCTTATTGTCAGTTTATAGTTGGTTTTACCCCATAACATAAAGAAACCATACTAGTACAGATGCGTTAGCAGCTCTCATTAAAAACAACGGCACCTGATCCAAGACCGTGAGAAAACGTTTGATACAAAAACGTGCAAAGATACAGAACAAAAATCTGTTGCAGTAAcaagaaagtttttcaacatataaaatttcaaaagcatTGTTAAAATTGATCCTGGTTTCAACGACAGGTTTAATGAGCGATATGTTGAAAACTGAAGCTGTGAACCTTAAATCTATTCCGTAAATATCGACAAAGGTGACTGagaaaaaacaataaagttcCTTGTGTTTATGCAACGAGCTGTCTTTGCAATGTGGCATAGCGGCGGTCGGTCGGCGCCTCGGTGGGTTAAAGCAGGAGCAAGGTAATATTACATCACATACGTCACAAAAGAGCTATTTGAACGGGTCGTATGAAGTTAACACAAACCTTTCCGTGGCTTTAACTTGTTTAGAACGATCACTAGGTAACACAACTCACATGCAACTTGTTATAAACTGGATGGTACGGGATACATTAAGGCAACAGAACATTAGCTACTTCAAGTATGAAAGGAAATACGGCGGAAGCTCACAAAGTGAAGTTTAACTAATCCTAATGCAACGATTGAGCGATTTTCAGCGTGCACGTATTAACTATCGCTCCCACGATCAAGGTAGGAGTTTGATGATTAACTGTTTAACCGGTAACTATGAAGACCCGTGTTAATGCGGCAGAACAAGAAGGCggggaaacaaaagaaaagatAATTGCTTGGCATCCTAAAAACATGTTGTTACACTCGCACGCTATTTCCCTCTATAGTCAGCCATTTGTAACGGACACCAGGTTAGCGTAGTTATTGATGGTCTCGAATAGAGCCAggatttcaaaataatttatactGATACGTTTTGGAAGTCGTACATTACATCCAAGCACCATGCTTGTAAGTTATATTTTCCACGAATGTATACCTGGACGCATTACGCCATGTCAACAATTTTCAAGCAACTTCCAGTTAATT
Proteins encoded in this window:
- the LOC143445033 gene encoding uncharacterized protein LOC143445033 isoform X1; the encoded protein is MEATYNSTSPVEEIAGLRQYRGLTVRALQPHGRRSKFTPRGRSKQICRSRVSHHSKNMTSARQAKQSSYRGDWVTEDQLPSKLIQTNSCDDAVTRSDDLHYYNCFKKQSLLSLLSLPRLSSGSCKSRPLMLSTSRPRMTTLTILIVLLLSQLSFCLAGITYDAKHPLTRTDGSSNVYRTFTGDGPVGSTHIARYGNSVSPRSFLPDTTSSDSGPLDFQTMRVIPGWGPHNTDVLLVSGRDYIYMLNATGSTKDGEIRYIQRLQWKSPNATQKSCQRMGKDESECNNFIRVVERWDDNRLYVCGTNSYEPTCRFYSRDDFNAPANKNSLVFEEASCNPRCVVPYNPNTASASLYTRTSNEFQLFSAVINDFMGKKPVLMRKSDPYVYSMDKWFNDPTFIKMVEYKDGKVYLFFRETATSVETGTDESVTYARVAQVCKNDIGGLSILPGQWTTFLKARLKCSSNANKGFVFNNLTSVSNITTITNQYGSMDVIFATFTTPWEWNTVSTSAVCVFSMDTIRTTFEGNFLKDQEYRPISNMEDHHPSENIIKAVPIPDMEVPRPRPGRCLNDSSLMTDDSLSFAKTYFLMYEPVNPLYEKAMFVSETDVRATQIAIDTNAGDNNELLVYVGTEEGKVLRLRPRLNETTGPKSILLEEMQIANKSKCDNGEISCGILALHISRPELDQRVENNLLHPDEEQIVPAVFVAFTDRMTQVPLTSCKQYANERCCNADPECGWYREQRCVVRTPFVSLSAVSSLSEIPTDCQLPSSETTCTCDCADERNGARQPTGCGGRPLGKQAPHQESSITNLIDEPQYANHNQDSLPNKKQPGSSANGKITDLFVERVLPSISEEFQSFVNSLESNEEQQRAFLEQLQKTLRDTAETVMKNFKEESCLPAKSINSIVHAYPLLLREVEIWHETALKKMDPEILPNDCWRSNRADPCVHKIAFGVPLAPTLWKPLTRLLQSFGATCDNSNDDELVETTLCEPAIQQPETCDFTEYPVDVKAFFRSANDTRKFMPASRGPEPLWKPFNKTLSDTEAIRGHVGVMVKGGKPFRIQYSAGAEKVKINFHYAAEFDCSLNEPNCAGHMHGCIPSIERTVKRWFSSATKQLTATGKRCQQQLTRFHKDIRPRRNQQQMRHRRSYNNNLLRMPQRCRYIKKRVAKISEQQWNHVISRAEQRGGRYFESHDRVEFYSRGHVRNFFNNECSISQRDLVFQNLGRVLQKRSRPTKVAILSTPELPFAIERKPLSGKVFLRYFSQIVSSFDTMS